A genome region from Streptomyces sp. S4.7 includes the following:
- a CDS encoding hotdog fold thioesterase translates to MGEQPTANDQTAPTFPQEVIDEYAPYDMDLTSFFSAGNLGTRMGLVVTEASADRVVATMPVEGNTQPYGLLHGGASAVLAETLGSIGAMLHGGRNKIAVGVDLNCTHHRAARHGVVTGVATPVHRGRSTATYEIVITDEQDKRVCTARLTCLLQSGDGTSFIPTKEA, encoded by the coding sequence ATGGGTGAACAGCCCACAGCGAACGACCAGACAGCACCCACGTTCCCGCAGGAGGTCATCGACGAGTACGCGCCGTACGACATGGACCTGACGTCGTTCTTCTCCGCCGGCAACCTCGGCACCCGGATGGGCCTGGTGGTCACCGAGGCGTCCGCCGACCGCGTCGTCGCCACCATGCCCGTCGAGGGCAACACCCAGCCGTACGGACTGCTGCACGGCGGCGCCTCGGCCGTACTCGCCGAGACCCTCGGCTCCATCGGCGCGATGCTCCACGGCGGGCGCAACAAGATCGCCGTGGGAGTGGACCTCAACTGCACCCATCACCGCGCCGCACGCCACGGGGTGGTGACCGGCGTCGCCACCCCGGTCCACCGCGGCCGGTCCACCGCGACGTACGAGATCGTCATCACCGACGAGCAGGACAAGCGGGTGTGCACGGCCCGGCTGACGTGTCTGCTCCAGAGCGGCGACGGCACCTCCTTCATCCCGACAAAAGAGGCTTGA
- a CDS encoding branched-chain amino acid ABC transporter substrate-binding protein has translation MRHRSLFIVTTAVTVGALTLSACGSRDDSSEGGSGGGGETTVVIGLDAPLTGDLSALGQGIKNSADLAVKTANKNNEVEGVTFKLEALDDVAQAATGQQNATKLVGDDEVMGVVGPLNSDVGQSMQKVFANDNLVQVSPANTNPELTQGKDWQAGKKVRGFDTYFRTSTTDAIQGPYAAQYMFNDKKLKKVYVIDDKKTYGAGLAATFSTEFKKLGGKVVGTDHINPDDKDFSSVASKVAQTDAEFVYYGGEYPAGAPLASQIKNAGAKIPTVGGDALFSAEYIKLGKKNSEGDFASSVGAPLETLETAKKFIADYSAGGYDGAFEAYGGYSYDSTWAIIQAVKAVVEKNDGKLPGDVKDARKQITEAMQDVKFDGVTGSVGFDEFGDTVNKQLSLYEVKGGKHVPVKTGVFEG, from the coding sequence GTGCGTCACCGTTCCTTGTTCATAGTCACCACTGCGGTCACCGTAGGAGCCCTCACGCTGTCCGCTTGCGGCTCCCGCGACGACAGCAGCGAAGGAGGCAGCGGCGGCGGCGGAGAGACGACCGTCGTCATCGGCCTCGACGCGCCGCTGACCGGAGACCTCTCCGCGCTCGGCCAGGGCATCAAGAACTCCGCCGACCTCGCCGTCAAGACGGCCAACAAGAACAACGAAGTCGAAGGCGTCACCTTCAAGCTGGAGGCGCTCGACGACGTTGCCCAGGCCGCGACCGGCCAGCAGAACGCCACCAAGCTCGTCGGCGACGACGAGGTCATGGGTGTCGTCGGCCCCCTGAACTCCGACGTCGGCCAGTCGATGCAGAAGGTCTTCGCCAACGACAACCTGGTCCAGGTGTCGCCCGCCAACACCAACCCCGAGCTCACGCAGGGCAAGGACTGGCAGGCCGGCAAGAAGGTCCGCGGCTTCGACACGTACTTCCGCACGTCGACCACGGACGCCATCCAGGGCCCGTACGCCGCGCAGTACATGTTCAACGACAAGAAGCTCAAGAAGGTCTATGTCATCGATGACAAGAAGACCTACGGAGCCGGTCTGGCCGCCACCTTCTCCACCGAGTTCAAGAAGCTCGGCGGCAAGGTAGTGGGCACCGACCACATCAACCCGGACGACAAGGACTTCTCGTCCGTGGCGAGCAAGGTCGCGCAGACCGACGCCGAGTTCGTCTACTACGGCGGCGAGTACCCGGCCGGCGCCCCGCTGGCCAGCCAGATCAAGAACGCCGGCGCCAAGATCCCCACCGTCGGTGGTGACGCTCTCTTCAGCGCCGAGTACATCAAGCTGGGCAAGAAGAACTCCGAAGGCGACTTCGCCAGCTCCGTGGGCGCGCCCCTGGAGACCCTGGAGACCGCCAAGAAGTTCATCGCGGACTACTCGGCCGGCGGCTACGACGGCGCCTTCGAGGCGTACGGCGGCTACTCCTACGACTCCACCTGGGCGATCATCCAGGCGGTCAAGGCCGTCGTCGAGAAGAACGACGGCAAGCTGCCCGGCGACGTCAAGGACGCGCGCAAGCAGATCACCGAGGCCATGCAGGACGTCAAGTTCGACGGAGTCACCGGATCGGTCGGCTTCGACGAGTTCGGCGACACCGTGAACAAGCAGCTCTCCCTCTACGAGGTCAAGGGCGGCAAGCACGTCCCCGTCAAGACGGGCGTGTTCGAGGGCTGA
- a CDS encoding FdhF/YdeP family oxidoreductase, whose translation MASKPPSGDPVQDAPQVAAPRHSAAGLPAVAHSLRVAQQQMGVTRAARTLLKVNQKDGFDCPGCAWPEGDHRHTAEFCENGAKAVAEEATLRRVTPDFFAAHPVADLATRSGYWLGQQGRVTRPMLLERGAGGSDGGDRYEPVGWERAFAIIAEELRALDSPDEALFYTSGRTSNEAAFLLQLFAREFGTNNLPDCSNMCHESSGSALAETLGVGKGSVSLEDLHRADLIIVAGQNPGTNHPRMLSALEKAKSAGAKIISVNPLPEAGLERFKNPQTPQGMVKGAALADLFLQIRIGGDQALFRLLNKLILDAAKADPAVVDEAFVAEHTHGFEEFAAATRAADWDETLTATGLERDDIERALAMVLASKRTIVCWAMGLTQHKHSVATIREVVNFLLLRGNIGRPGAGVCPVRGHSNVQGDRTMGIFERPAPAFLDALDREFGITSPRHHGYDVVRAIRALRDGDAKVFFAMGGNFVSASPDTEVTEAAMRTARLTVHVSTKLNRSHAVTGARALILPTLGRTDKDVQAGGRQIVTVEDSMGMVHASRGNLAPASPHLLSEPAIVARLARAVLGPESPTPWEEFEKDYASIRDRISRVVPGFEDFNARVAEPGGFRLPHAPRDERRFPTATGKANFTAAPVEYPELPAGRLLLQTLRSHDQYNTTIYGLDDRYRGIKGGRRVVLVNADDARELGLADGSYTDLVGEWRDGVERRARGFRVVHYPTARGCAAAYYPETNVLVPLDSTADTSNTPASKSVVVRFEQR comes from the coding sequence ATGGCCAGCAAGCCGCCCTCGGGTGACCCGGTCCAGGACGCACCGCAGGTCGCCGCCCCCCGGCACAGCGCCGCCGGGCTGCCCGCCGTCGCGCATTCGCTGCGGGTCGCCCAGCAGCAGATGGGCGTCACCCGCGCGGCGCGGACGCTGCTCAAGGTCAACCAGAAGGACGGCTTCGACTGTCCGGGCTGCGCCTGGCCGGAGGGCGACCACCGGCACACCGCGGAGTTCTGCGAGAACGGCGCGAAGGCGGTCGCCGAGGAGGCGACGCTGCGCCGGGTGACGCCCGACTTCTTCGCCGCGCACCCGGTGGCCGATCTGGCGACCCGCAGCGGCTACTGGCTGGGGCAGCAGGGCCGTGTCACCCGGCCGATGCTCCTGGAGCGCGGCGCGGGCGGGAGCGACGGCGGGGACCGGTACGAACCGGTGGGCTGGGAGCGCGCGTTCGCGATCATCGCCGAGGAACTGCGGGCACTGGACTCCCCCGACGAGGCGCTGTTCTACACCTCGGGACGTACGAGCAACGAGGCGGCCTTCCTCCTCCAGCTGTTCGCCCGCGAGTTCGGCACGAACAATCTGCCGGACTGCTCCAACATGTGCCACGAGTCGTCCGGTTCGGCGCTCGCCGAGACCCTGGGCGTCGGCAAGGGCAGCGTCTCCCTGGAGGACCTGCACCGGGCCGACCTGATCATCGTGGCCGGGCAGAACCCGGGGACCAACCACCCCCGGATGCTCTCCGCCCTGGAGAAGGCCAAATCCGCGGGCGCGAAGATCATCTCGGTCAACCCGCTGCCCGAGGCCGGCCTGGAGCGGTTCAAGAATCCGCAGACCCCGCAGGGCATGGTCAAGGGCGCGGCGCTGGCCGACCTCTTCCTCCAGATCCGCATCGGCGGCGACCAGGCCCTGTTCCGGCTGCTCAACAAGCTGATCCTCGACGCGGCGAAGGCCGACCCGGCCGTGGTCGACGAGGCGTTCGTCGCCGAACACACCCACGGCTTCGAGGAGTTCGCCGCCGCGACGCGCGCCGCGGACTGGGACGAGACCCTCACCGCGACGGGCCTCGAACGGGACGACATCGAGCGCGCGCTGGCCATGGTGCTGGCGTCGAAGCGCACCATCGTCTGCTGGGCGATGGGCCTCACCCAGCACAAGCACTCCGTCGCGACCATCCGCGAGGTCGTCAACTTCCTGCTGCTGCGCGGCAACATCGGCCGGCCCGGCGCCGGGGTGTGCCCCGTACGCGGCCACTCCAACGTCCAGGGCGACCGCACCATGGGCATCTTCGAGCGGCCCGCGCCGGCGTTCCTCGACGCCCTGGACCGGGAGTTCGGCATCACCTCTCCGCGCCACCACGGCTACGACGTCGTACGGGCCATCCGCGCCCTGCGCGACGGCGACGCGAAGGTCTTCTTCGCCATGGGCGGCAACTTCGTCTCGGCGTCGCCGGACACCGAGGTGACCGAGGCGGCGATGCGCACCGCGCGGCTCACCGTGCATGTCTCGACCAAGCTCAACCGCTCGCACGCGGTGACCGGCGCGCGCGCCCTGATACTGCCCACCCTCGGCCGTACCGACAAGGACGTGCAGGCGGGCGGCAGGCAGATAGTGACCGTGGAGGACTCGATGGGCATGGTGCACGCCTCACGCGGCAACCTCGCCCCCGCGAGCCCCCACCTGCTGTCCGAGCCGGCGATCGTCGCCCGGCTGGCGCGGGCCGTCCTCGGCCCCGAGTCGCCGACTCCGTGGGAGGAGTTCGAGAAGGACTACGCGTCGATCCGCGACCGCATCTCGCGAGTCGTTCCCGGCTTCGAGGACTTCAACGCGCGCGTCGCGGAGCCCGGCGGGTTCCGGCTTCCGCACGCCCCGCGCGACGAACGCCGCTTCCCCACCGCCACCGGCAAGGCCAACTTCACGGCGGCGCCCGTCGAGTACCCGGAGCTGCCCGCGGGCCGGCTGCTGCTCCAGACACTGCGCTCGCACGACCAGTACAACACCACGATCTACGGCCTGGACGACCGCTACCGGGGCATCAAGGGCGGCCGTCGCGTCGTCCTGGTGAACGCGGACGACGCCCGCGAACTGGGCCTGGCCGACGGCTCGTACACGGATCTGGTCGGTGAGTGGAGGGACGGCGTCGAGCGGCGCGCCCGCGGTTTCCGGGTGGTGCACTACCCCACGGCCCGCGGCTGCGCCGCCGCCTACTACCCGGAGACGAACGTGCTGGTGCCGCTGGACTCGACGGCCGACACGAGCAACACCCCGGCGAGCAAGTCCGTCGTGGTGCGCTTCGAGCAGCGCTGA
- a CDS encoding Tat pathway signal sequence domain protein, protein MSGIGPVEPGEYTYHHPQAPLAAATPVPVRLTVPPRHRRKAALAAAATVTAGVCVYVLNAPEPPPAPPPPWPSQVVGFNYAGASAEADRPGAFTFDIDISTEPGRRVTIDAVTQPSAALAVSTLPSAPFTVEPGGSRQVQVTVYVLDCGEVPRNAGLPFLDVTLRNERAVQKQSRILGGGYPEDLGAAIEKACDRPAP, encoded by the coding sequence ATGAGCGGTATCGGCCCCGTCGAACCGGGCGAGTACACCTATCACCACCCGCAGGCCCCGCTCGCCGCGGCGACGCCGGTCCCCGTCCGCCTCACCGTGCCTCCGCGCCACCGCCGCAAGGCCGCGCTTGCCGCCGCCGCGACCGTCACCGCGGGCGTGTGCGTGTACGTCCTCAACGCCCCCGAGCCACCGCCCGCGCCGCCACCGCCCTGGCCCTCGCAGGTCGTCGGCTTCAACTACGCCGGAGCCTCCGCCGAGGCCGACCGCCCCGGCGCGTTCACCTTCGACATCGACATCTCCACCGAACCCGGCCGGCGGGTGACGATCGACGCCGTCACCCAGCCCTCGGCGGCGCTCGCCGTGTCCACCCTGCCGTCCGCACCCTTCACCGTGGAGCCCGGCGGATCCCGCCAGGTACAGGTGACCGTCTACGTGCTCGACTGCGGGGAAGTGCCGCGGAACGCCGGACTGCCTTTCCTGGATGTCACCCTGCGTAACGAACGGGCGGTCCAGAAACAGAGCCGCATCCTCGGCGGCGGCTACCCGGAAGACCTCGGCGCGGCCATCGAAAAGGCCTGCGACCGTCCCGCTCCGTAA
- a CDS encoding DUF4184 family protein: MPFTLSHAAAVLPGIRRDGTSRGPLLASALVAGSMAPDMTYFAATAVPAAMEFGDVTHGPLGLFTVDVAIAAALVGLWLMLREPLLALLPANWQGRAHTFVRGPDRRGGRPAALAARFYLSAVLGASTHVLWDAFTHFDRWGTRMVPALRDEVAGFPMYTYTQYGSSAVALVVLGWFTVSALRRLPRAPAPASVPVLPRRERALAHVLLAACVLLGTAHRFTRWYAYHGQVSTPLDVIPTLCFGAGSGLALGLVLYGAGMRLRGARTVTGSPASAGRAADTAGPALEETTRGPSGD; the protein is encoded by the coding sequence TTGCCTTTCACGCTGAGCCATGCCGCCGCGGTGCTGCCGGGCATCAGGAGGGACGGCACGTCGCGCGGGCCCCTGCTCGCCTCCGCGCTCGTCGCCGGATCGATGGCACCCGACATGACGTACTTCGCCGCGACCGCCGTACCGGCCGCGATGGAGTTCGGCGACGTGACTCACGGCCCGCTGGGGCTGTTCACCGTCGATGTCGCCATCGCGGCGGCCCTCGTGGGCCTCTGGCTGATGCTGCGTGAGCCGCTGCTCGCGCTGCTGCCCGCCAACTGGCAGGGGAGGGCGCACACCTTCGTACGAGGACCGGACCGGCGCGGCGGCCGGCCGGCGGCGCTCGCCGCGCGCTTCTACCTCTCCGCGGTGCTCGGCGCGTCGACCCATGTGCTGTGGGACGCGTTCACGCACTTCGACCGGTGGGGCACCCGGATGGTGCCCGCGCTGCGGGACGAGGTCGCGGGCTTCCCCATGTACACGTACACGCAGTACGGCAGTTCTGCCGTGGCCCTGGTGGTGCTCGGCTGGTTCACGGTCAGCGCGCTGCGCCGGCTGCCGCGGGCACCCGCGCCCGCGTCGGTGCCCGTGCTGCCTCGGCGCGAGCGCGCGCTGGCGCACGTGCTGCTCGCGGCGTGCGTACTGCTGGGCACGGCCCACCGGTTCACCCGGTGGTACGCCTACCACGGGCAGGTGTCGACGCCGTTGGACGTCATCCCGACCCTCTGCTTCGGCGCGGGGTCGGGGCTCGCGCTGGGACTGGTGCTGTACGGCGCGGGCATGCGGCTGCGTGGCGCCCGTACGGTGACCGGTTCGCCCGCGAGTGCCGGACGGGCCGCGGACACGGCCGGTCCGGCACTCGAGGAGACGACACGCGGCCCGTCCGGCGACTGA
- a CDS encoding lytic transglycosylase domain-containing protein, protein MAAQFGRRLRRGATTTAVAALAVAALSASQAPAIVSGGGDSGKQASGSSVPDEGSASGDSSYHTDLPPLNTPDKPGTSIDLPGTGEAEAGIPASVLAAYKQAEQTIASSNPGCNLPWQLLAAIGKVESGQARGGRVDDNGTTLSPILGPVLNGVGFANISDTDNGAYDGDKTHDRAVGPMQFIPSTWATWGQDANSDGRKDPNNIFDAALAAGRYLCANNRDLSVKANLDQAILSYNRSREYLATVLSWLEYYKRGSHEVPDGTGVLPSGPGPLHPGGPGSSAGPTPGSSASPTPTPKPPEPGDSQSPKPPKPSDPPKPPTTPPPTTPAPTVQRLENAGTGNLFATAGEAFAERVTVRGEDAKGKAVGKVAVQFLIVGDTDAKFAGGGKKAVVTSGSDGTAAAPALQAGEKTGEFTVRASVVSRTVPAVDFTATVTERQADEVVRTGDKELTAAPGTEFADSVEVKATNKGEIARGVAVKATMIKSAADASPADKGPHFKDADGRPLRSLTGLKTNDQGVLVLPKIFADDATGTFLLQIETAGGAKVTIELKVAAPA, encoded by the coding sequence ATGGCAGCGCAATTCGGCCGTCGGCTCCGCAGAGGGGCGACCACCACAGCGGTCGCCGCGCTGGCGGTCGCCGCACTCTCCGCCTCACAGGCCCCCGCGATAGTCTCCGGCGGTGGTGACAGCGGAAAGCAGGCGTCCGGATCGAGCGTGCCCGACGAGGGCTCGGCCTCCGGTGACTCGTCGTACCACACGGACCTCCCGCCGCTGAACACCCCCGACAAGCCCGGCACTTCGATAGATCTGCCGGGCACGGGTGAAGCGGAAGCGGGCATTCCCGCCTCGGTGCTGGCCGCGTACAAGCAGGCCGAACAGACCATCGCGAGCAGCAACCCCGGCTGCAATCTCCCGTGGCAGCTCCTCGCCGCGATCGGCAAGGTCGAGTCGGGCCAGGCGCGTGGCGGCCGGGTCGACGACAACGGCACCACCCTCTCGCCGATCCTCGGCCCGGTGCTGAACGGTGTCGGCTTCGCCAACATCTCCGACACCGACAACGGCGCGTACGACGGCGACAAGACCCATGACCGTGCCGTGGGCCCGATGCAGTTCATCCCGTCCACCTGGGCGACCTGGGGTCAGGACGCCAACAGCGACGGCCGCAAGGACCCGAACAACATCTTCGACGCGGCGCTGGCCGCCGGTCGCTATCTTTGCGCCAATAATCGCGACCTGTCGGTGAAGGCCAATCTCGACCAGGCGATACTCAGTTACAACCGCTCGCGGGAGTATCTGGCGACCGTCCTGTCCTGGCTGGAGTACTACAAGCGCGGCAGCCACGAGGTGCCGGACGGCACGGGCGTGCTGCCCTCGGGCCCCGGTCCGCTGCACCCGGGCGGCCCCGGCAGCTCGGCCGGCCCGACGCCCGGCAGCTCGGCGAGCCCGACGCCGACCCCGAAGCCGCCGGAGCCGGGCGACTCGCAGTCGCCCAAGCCCCCGAAGCCCTCCGACCCTCCGAAGCCCCCGACGACGCCGCCGCCCACCACTCCGGCGCCGACCGTCCAGCGGCTGGAGAACGCGGGCACCGGCAACCTCTTCGCCACGGCCGGCGAAGCGTTCGCGGAGCGCGTCACCGTGCGCGGCGAGGACGCCAAGGGCAAGGCCGTCGGCAAGGTGGCGGTGCAGTTCCTGATCGTCGGCGACACGGACGCGAAGTTCGCGGGCGGCGGCAAGAAGGCGGTCGTCACGAGCGGCAGCGACGGCACTGCCGCGGCGCCCGCGCTCCAGGCGGGCGAGAAGACCGGCGAGTTCACGGTGCGGGCCAGTGTCGTGAGCCGTACGGTCCCGGCCGTCGACTTCACGGCGACGGTCACCGAGCGCCAGGCGGACGAGGTCGTCAGGACCGGCGACAAGGAGCTGACGGCGGCGCCGGGCACGGAGTTCGCGGACTCCGTGGAGGTCAAGGCCACCAACAAGGGTGAGATCGCCCGCGGTGTGGCGGTCAAGGCCACCATGATCAAGTCGGCCGCCGACGCGTCGCCGGCCGACAAGGGCCCGCACTTCAAGGACGCGGACGGCCGGCCGCTCCGTTCCCTGACGGGTCTGAAGACGAACGACCAGGGTGTACTCGTACTCCCGAAGATCTTCGCGGACGACGCGACCGGCACGTTCCTGCTCCAGATCGAGACGGCGGGCGGAGCGAAGGTCACGATCGAACTGAAGGTGGCGGCCCCGGCCTAG
- the polA gene encoding DNA polymerase I — MAEKASKKTADNRPRLLLMDGHSLAYRAFFALPAENFTTSSGQPTNAVYGFASMLANTLRDEAPTHFAVAFDVSRKTWRSEEFPEYKANRSKTPDEFKGQVELIGELLDAMHAHRFAIEGFEADDVIATLATQAEEAGFEVLIVTGDRDSFQLITEHTTVLYPTKGVSELTRFTPEKVHEKYGLTPAQYPDFAALRGDPSDNLPGIPGVGEKTAAKWINQFGSFADLVERADEVKGKVGQNLRDHLPSVTLNRHLTELVRTVELAKSPQDLERAPYDRTAVAGFLEVLEIRNPSLRERLLAVDPGAVEDEAPAPAAGVELDGKVLASGELAPWLAEHGDEPLGVALVDTWALGTGSINEVALAAADGAAAWFDTTQLDEADEKAFGTWLAAADRPKVLHNAKSAMRVAPEHGWQVGGVTMDTALAAYLVKPGRRSFALDALAVEYLGRELAPAGAADGQLAFGSDDQAEADALMTQARAILDLGEAFTGRLEEVGATGLLQDIELPTSALLAKLERNGIWADRPHLVALEEQFAAAVQQAVKEAHAAVGHEFNLGSPKQLQEVLFGELGLPKTKKTKTGYTTDADALAWLAAQTEHELPVLMLRHREQARLRVTVEGLVKMIAADGRIHTTFSQTVAATGRLSSTDPNLQNVPVRTDEGRAIRRGFVVGEGYESLMTADYSQIELRVMAHLSEDAGLIEAFTSGEDLHTTVASQVFGVERAAVTADMRRKIKAMSYGLAYGLSAFGLSQQLNIEAAEARGLMDTFFERFGGVRDYLQRAVEEARATGYTETMLGRRRYLPDLNSDNRQRREMAERMALNAPIQGTAADIVKVAMLRVDKALTDAGLTSRMLLQVHDEIVLEIAPGERERVEELVIREMAAATELRAPLDISVGVGPDWDSAAH, encoded by the coding sequence GTGGCTGAGAAAGCGTCGAAGAAGACCGCAGACAACCGTCCTCGCCTGCTCCTCATGGACGGGCACTCCCTGGCGTACCGGGCGTTCTTCGCGCTGCCCGCGGAGAATTTCACCACCAGCTCCGGGCAGCCGACCAACGCCGTCTACGGCTTCGCGTCGATGCTGGCGAACACCCTGCGTGACGAGGCGCCCACGCACTTCGCGGTGGCCTTCGACGTGTCGCGCAAGACATGGCGCTCGGAGGAGTTCCCCGAGTACAAGGCGAACCGCTCCAAGACGCCCGACGAGTTCAAGGGCCAGGTCGAGCTGATCGGTGAGCTGCTCGACGCGATGCACGCGCACCGGTTCGCGATCGAGGGCTTCGAGGCGGACGACGTCATCGCCACCCTCGCCACCCAGGCCGAGGAAGCCGGCTTCGAGGTCCTCATCGTCACCGGCGACCGGGACTCCTTCCAGCTCATCACCGAGCACACCACGGTGCTGTATCCCACCAAGGGCGTCTCCGAGCTGACCCGCTTCACCCCGGAGAAGGTCCACGAGAAGTACGGGCTGACGCCCGCGCAGTATCCGGACTTCGCCGCTCTGCGCGGCGACCCGTCGGACAACCTGCCGGGCATCCCCGGCGTCGGCGAGAAGACGGCCGCGAAGTGGATCAATCAGTTCGGTTCCTTCGCCGACCTGGTCGAGCGGGCCGACGAGGTGAAGGGCAAGGTCGGGCAGAATCTCCGCGACCACCTGCCCTCGGTGACGCTCAACCGCCATCTCACCGAGCTGGTGCGCACCGTCGAGCTGGCGAAGAGCCCGCAGGACCTGGAGCGCGCCCCGTACGACCGGACGGCCGTCGCCGGTTTCCTCGAAGTGCTGGAGATCCGCAATCCGAGCCTGCGCGAGCGGCTGCTCGCCGTGGACCCGGGAGCCGTGGAGGACGAGGCCCCGGCCCCCGCGGCGGGCGTCGAACTCGACGGCAAGGTCCTCGCCTCGGGCGAGCTCGCCCCCTGGCTGGCCGAGCACGGCGACGAGCCGCTGGGCGTCGCCCTGGTCGACACCTGGGCGCTCGGCACGGGCAGCATCAACGAGGTCGCGCTGGCCGCCGCCGACGGCGCCGCCGCCTGGTTCGACACCACACAACTCGACGAGGCCGACGAGAAGGCCTTCGGTACCTGGCTCGCCGCGGCGGACCGCCCCAAGGTCCTGCACAACGCCAAGAGCGCCATGCGGGTCGCCCCCGAGCACGGCTGGCAGGTCGGCGGCGTGACCATGGACACCGCGCTCGCCGCGTATCTGGTCAAGCCCGGTCGGCGTTCCTTCGCGCTCGACGCGCTCGCCGTCGAATACCTCGGACGTGAACTGGCCCCGGCAGGCGCCGCCGACGGACAGCTCGCCTTCGGCAGCGACGACCAGGCCGAGGCGGACGCGCTGATGACCCAGGCGCGCGCGATCCTCGACCTCGGCGAGGCCTTCACCGGGCGGCTGGAGGAGGTCGGGGCCACCGGGCTGCTCCAGGACATCGAGCTGCCCACCTCCGCGCTGCTCGCCAAGCTGGAGCGCAACGGCATCTGGGCCGACCGGCCCCATCTGGTCGCCCTGGAGGAGCAGTTCGCCGCCGCCGTCCAGCAGGCGGTGAAGGAGGCGCACGCCGCGGTCGGCCACGAGTTCAACCTCGGTTCGCCCAAGCAGCTCCAGGAGGTCCTCTTCGGCGAGCTGGGCCTGCCCAAGACGAAGAAGACCAAGACCGGTTACACGACGGACGCCGACGCGCTCGCCTGGCTCGCCGCGCAGACCGAGCACGAGCTGCCGGTCCTGATGCTGCGCCACCGTGAGCAGGCCAGGCTCCGCGTCACCGTCGAGGGCCTGGTCAAGATGATCGCGGCCGACGGCCGTATCCACACCACCTTCAGCCAGACGGTGGCGGCCACCGGCCGGCTCTCGTCCACCGACCCCAATCTGCAGAACGTGCCGGTGCGCACCGACGAGGGCCGCGCGATCCGCCGCGGTTTCGTCGTCGGCGAGGGCTACGAGTCGCTGATGACCGCCGACTACAGCCAGATCGAGCTGCGCGTCATGGCTCATCTGTCCGAGGACGCGGGCCTGATCGAGGCGTTCACCTCCGGCGAGGACCTGCACACCACCGTCGCCTCCCAGGTGTTCGGTGTGGAGCGCGCGGCGGTCACCGCGGACATGCGCCGCAAGATCAAGGCGATGTCGTACGGACTGGCGTACGGGCTCTCGGCGTTCGGCCTCTCCCAGCAGCTGAACATCGAGGCGGCGGAGGCGCGCGGCCTGATGGACACGTTCTTCGAGCGCTTCGGCGGCGTGCGGGACTATCTCCAGCGGGCGGTCGAGGAGGCCAGGGCCACGGGCTACACGGAGACGATGCTCGGCCGCCGCCGCTACCTCCCGGACCTCAACAGCGACAACCGCCAGCGCCGCGAGATGGCCGAGCGGATGGCGCTCAACGCCCCGATCCAGGGCACCGCAGCCGACATCGTCAAGGTCGCGATGCTCCGCGTCGACAAGGCGCTGACCGACGCGGGGCTGACGTCACGCATGCTGCTCCAGGTCCACGACGAAATCGTGCTGGAGATCGCCCCCGGCGAGCGGGAGCGGGTGGAGGAGCTGGTGATCCGCGAGATGGCCGCGGCGACCGAGCTGCGGGCGCCGCTGGACATCTCGGTGGGCGTGGGCCCGGACTGGGACTCGGCCGCGCACTGA